The following proteins come from a genomic window of bacterium:
- a CDS encoding DUF1972 domain-containing protein codes for MKVAFLGSRGIPACYGGYETLVEELALGLVSKGNNEVIVYCRSNYFEDKPKNLKGIKLVYLPTMRIKPLESIIHSFLSSIHVLFRDVKVVFFVDPANAPFFLLLRLFGKKVVVHTDGLGWQRLKWNAIERKYYKFVELLCKWMANVLITDNPAMQKYYKDEYNADSVYIPYGASNHDISNTNIYNELGIPEKKYLLLVARLEPENNPGLIIKEYVKADIDMPLVVVGDSPYNPDFMAKLKQAANKKVIFTGFIRDQQKLNALYRGAFIYIHGHEVGGTNPSLLRAMDAATAPLVISSPFNKSVIPDCGYIFEKEEGSLSNILKKLATKPDEVKKIALLAKRQADTNFKWETVVKEYEKVFNKI; via the coding sequence GTGAAAGTCGCTTTTTTGGGTTCCAGAGGAATACCGGCCTGTTACGGCGGTTATGAAACGCTTGTGGAAGAACTCGCTCTCGGCCTCGTTTCAAAAGGGAATAACGAAGTAATTGTTTATTGCCGGAGCAACTATTTCGAGGACAAGCCCAAAAACCTCAAGGGCATTAAACTGGTTTATCTCCCCACAATGCGCATTAAACCGCTGGAAAGCATAATCCATTCTTTTCTGTCTTCAATACACGTGCTTTTCCGGGATGTAAAAGTTGTGTTTTTCGTGGACCCGGCAAATGCCCCGTTTTTCTTATTGCTCCGCCTGTTCGGCAAAAAAGTAGTCGTCCATACAGACGGACTCGGATGGCAAAGGCTGAAATGGAACGCGATAGAGAGAAAATACTATAAATTCGTTGAACTGTTGTGTAAATGGATGGCAAACGTGCTCATCACGGATAATCCCGCTATGCAAAAATACTACAAAGATGAATATAACGCGGATTCCGTTTACATACCATACGGCGCTTCAAACCACGATATATCAAATACAAATATTTATAATGAACTTGGAATCCCCGAAAAAAAATACCTTCTTCTGGTAGCAAGGCTCGAACCTGAAAATAATCCCGGACTGATAATCAAAGAATATGTTAAGGCCGATATCGATATGCCGTTAGTTGTCGTTGGCGACTCTCCTTATAATCCCGATTTTATGGCAAAATTAAAGCAGGCGGCCAACAAAAAAGTTATATTTACAGGTTTTATCAGGGATCAGCAAAAGTTAAATGCATTGTATCGGGGGGCTTTCATTTATATCCACGGCCACGAAGTCGGTGGAACCAATCCTTCCCTGTTGCGCGCTATGGATGCTGCAACGGCCCCACTGGTAATATCTTCCCCTTTTAACAAATCAGTTATACCTGACTGCGGATATATTTTTGAAAAGGAGGAAGGTTCTCTTTCAAATATCTTAAAAAAACTTGCCACAAAACCCGATGAGGTCAAAAAAATAGCTCTTCTGGCAAAAAGACAGGCTGATACAAATTTTAAATGGGAAACAGTCGTAAAGGAATACGAAAAGGTATTTAATAAAATTTAA
- a CDS encoding nucleotidyl transferase AbiEii/AbiGii toxin family protein, translating to MKDYVLELAAKQSGMNAKLNVMREYLQAYILRVMHDNGAFSNLAFVGGTALRFMHRLPRFSEDLDFSAENIKGLAFAELMMKIKEELSLAGYNAGVTFNDAKTVNSAFVKIKELMKDAGISPFAEQNISIKIEVDTNPPKGAVTETMVVNRYFPLSFLTYEKNSLFAGKVHAVLSREYTKGRDYFDLGWYLSKWPGIAPNIVQLDNALKQTGWKKEFPMETTWRNIVFEVASKVDWAKVKRDAENFLERPEDMSVFTKENILRLLRE from the coding sequence ATGAAAGATTATGTATTGGAACTTGCCGCTAAACAAAGCGGGATGAACGCTAAATTAAATGTAATGCGCGAGTACCTGCAGGCTTATATCCTCAGGGTAATGCATGACAATGGCGCGTTTTCAAATTTGGCGTTTGTGGGAGGGACCGCTTTGCGTTTTATGCACAGGCTTCCTCGTTTTTCCGAAGACCTCGATTTTTCGGCGGAGAATATTAAAGGCCTGGCATTTGCGGAGCTTATGATGAAAATCAAGGAAGAATTATCCCTTGCCGGATACAATGCCGGTGTGACGTTTAATGATGCAAAGACCGTGAATTCGGCGTTCGTAAAGATTAAGGAATTGATGAAAGACGCCGGTATTTCACCCTTTGCCGAGCAAAATATTTCTATAAAGATTGAGGTTGATACAAATCCTCCGAAAGGGGCTGTTACCGAAACAATGGTTGTGAACAGGTATTTTCCTCTTTCGTTTCTAACATATGAAAAAAATTCATTATTCGCGGGTAAAGTACACGCCGTTCTTAGCAGGGAATATACAAAAGGCCGTGATTATTTTGACCTTGGCTGGTACCTGTCAAAATGGCCCGGTATTGCGCCGAATATTGTCCAGTTGGATAATGCCTTGAAACAAACGGGCTGGAAGAAAGAATTTCCTATGGAAACAACATGGCGGAACATTGTTTTCGAGGTGGCAAGCAAGGTGGATTGGGCAAAAGTAAAAAGGGATGCGGAAAATTTCCTCGAACGCCCGGAGGATATGAGTGTATTTACAAAAGAAAATATTTTACGTCTTCTGAGAGAGTAA